The following are from one region of the Betta splendens chromosome 15, fBetSpl5.4, whole genome shotgun sequence genome:
- the dnph1 gene encoding 2'-deoxynucleoside 5'-phosphate N-hydrolase 1, with protein sequence MKIYFCGSIRGGRVDVHIYRRIVKQLQSYGCVLTEHVSSSGLSDKGEDAADADKFIHDRDVDWLLQSDVVVAEVTQPSLGVGYELGRAVDMKKKVLCLFRPASGRTLSAMIRGANDNNLFMVRDYAEDQAEKVLEQFFSQLIGTFGAQSQ encoded by the exons ATGAAGATCTATTTCTGCGGGAGCATACGCGGCGGCAGAGTTGACGTGCACATTTACCGTAGGAttgtgaaacagctgcagagctACGGGTGCGTGCTGACCGAGCACGTGAGTAGCAGTGGGCTCAGTGACAAAG GAGAGGATGCTGCGGATGCGGACAAATTCATCCATGACCGAGACGTGGACTGGCTCCTTCAGTCAGATG tGGTGGTGGCAGAGGTGACACAACCTTCTCTGGGTGTCGGTTACGAACTTGGCCGAGCCGTCGACATGAAGAAGAAAGTCTTGTGTCTTTTCAGACCCGCATCAGGCCGCA ctctGTCCGCTATGATTCGAGGAGCGAACGACAACAATCTGTTTATGGTGAGAGATTATGCAGAGGACCAGGCAGAGAAGGTTCTGGAACAGTTCTTCAGCCAGCTTATCGGAACCTTTGGAGCCCAGAGCCAATGA